Genomic segment of Erythrobacter sp. BLCC-B19:
ATCCCTTCGCGCAGCAGGTAGATCGAGCAGACTTCGCTCGACAGGCATTCACCGATGATCTCGACCACCTGATCGAGCTTGCCCTGCGCGTGCATACGCGAGGCCATCACCTCGGTCAGGCGGGTCAGGATCTGGCGGGCGGCAGCTGCGGCGGTCATCGCCTCACGGTGTATTCAAACCGCGCGGCAAATGCAAAAGCCCTGTACGAGCGCCGCGCGCCACACGCCGCCCGCCCACGATCGGTCAGAAGCGTGGCCCCGCCGTCAGACGGCGGACATTTCCTCCTTCAGTCGCAGCTTCTGTTTCTTGAGAGACTGGATCGTTGCGGTGTCGGGCACAGGCCGGGCCATTTCTTCGCGC
This window contains:
- a CDS encoding YdcH family protein is translated as MASTAVLSHLHALQSKHAGLEARLREEMARPVPDTATIQSLKKQKLRLKEEMSAV